One segment of Penaeus vannamei isolate JL-2024 chromosome 3, ASM4276789v1, whole genome shotgun sequence DNA contains the following:
- the LOC138867605 gene encoding spartin-like: MEESSSSKASTGTSSSEGGNAGSGSVSYPRLSALNPQVQEAAFADIASESPIVTPVMSPQNGEMIFQIENGVQIFFIYPDGRVTSPSYPSFLAVFTFPEPIGHNAGPNGARGFLQVGEWSYPLIPARSPVLHSFYGAYMFPDVTNNVPGSSVGIIIPDTVEKETLEFFEQILMQLTSYHEQKTPEGIDAEKETELIHQSTSERIASGLVAGIERNSKITNVVLT, translated from the exons gtacaGGTACATCCAGCAGCGAGGGTGGAAATGCAGGCTCAGGCTCTGTCTCGTACCCTCGTCTCAGTGCACTCAACCCACAG GTTCAAGAGGCCGCATTTGCAGATATCGCATCTGAGTCCCCCATCGTGACCCCAGTCATGTCACCCCAGAATGGAGAGATGATCTTCCAGATTGAGAACGGAGTGCAGATCTTTTTCATTTATCCCGATGGCCGTGTTACCAGTCCGTCCTACCCCTCATTCCTGGCTGTGTTTACTTTCCCAG AGCCTATAGGGCACAATGCAGGTCCCAATGGTGCACGAGGATTCCTGCAGGTTGGAGAATGGAGCTACCCCCTGATTCCTGCACGCAGCCCTGTCCTTCACTCTTTCTATGGGGCCTATATGTTTCCTGATGTCACAAATAACGTTCCAG GCTCAAGTGTTGGAATCATCATCCCTGACACGGTGGAGAAGGAAACGCTGGAATTCTTTGAGCAGATCTTGATGCAGCTGACCTCATACCATGAGCAGAAGACTCCTGAGGGAATAGATGCAGAGAAGGAGACTGAACTTATCCACCAATCCACCTCAGAAAGGATTGCCTCAGGTTTGGTTGCAGGTATTGAGAGGAACAGCAAAATCACAAATGTCGTGTTGACATGA